A genomic window from Hyla sarda isolate aHylSar1 chromosome 10, aHylSar1.hap1, whole genome shotgun sequence includes:
- the SDHB gene encoding succinate dehydrogenase [ubiquinone] iron-sulfur subunit, mitochondrial: MAAVVLSLRRSGSVLRTAGAIQISRGAQTAAAPASEAAARIKKFAIYRWDPDKPGDKPRMQTYDIDLNACGPMVLDALIKIKNEIDPTLTFRRSCREGICGSCAMNINGGNTLACTVKIDTNLSKVSKIYPLPHMYVVKDLVPDLSNFYAQYKAIEPYLKKKDDSKEGKEQYYQSIEDRDKLDGLYECILCACCSTSCPSYWWNGDKYLGPAVLMQAYRWMIDSRDDFTEERLAKLQDPFSLYRCHTIMNCTRTCPKGLNPGKAIAEIKKMMATYKEKAAQA, from the exons ATGGCGGCGGTCGTGTTATCCTTGAGACGAAGCGGCTCTGTGCTGCGGACGGCGGGGGCCATACAG ATCTCCCGAGGAGCTCAGACCGCAGCTGCACCCGCCTCCGAAGCCGCAGCCCGCATAAAGAAATTTGCAATCTACAGATGGGACCCTGACAAGCCCGGGGATAAGCCCCGCATGCAGACATACGACATTGACCTGAATGC CTGTGGCCCTATGGTTCTTGACGCGCTCATCAAGATTAAGAATGAGATCGATCCCACCTTGACCTTCCGCAGATCCTGCCGCGAGG GTATCTGTGGATCTTGTGCCATGAACATTAATGGTGGAAATACGCTGGCGTGCACCGTAAAGATTGACACTAACCTGAGTAAAGTCTCCAAAATCTACCCCCTCCCTCACATGTATGTTGTGAAGGATCTGGTGCCT GATCTGAGTAACTTCTACGCACAGTATAAAGCCATAGAGCCTTATCTAAAGAAGAAGGATGATTCCAAAGAGGGCAAGGAGCAGTATTACCAGTCCATTGAGGACCGAGACAAGCTG GACGGGCTCTATGAGTGCATCCTCTGCGCTTGCTGTAGCACAAGTTGTCCCAGTTATTGGTGGAATGGAGACAAGTATCTGGGCCCAGCCGTCCTCATGCAG GCCTATCGGTGGATGATCGACTCCCGAGATGACTTCACTGAGGAACGGTTAGCCAAACTGCAGGACCCGTTCTCCCTGTACCGCTGCCACACCATCATGAACTGCACTAGGACATGTCCCaag